One region of Streptomyces subrutilus genomic DNA includes:
- a CDS encoding pyridoxal-dependent decarboxylase → MTERTGTPVAVPPTNDDYRLGADAYTDEQRIAVLAKLEGYLGEQRGRLLGYQVNLSLDGHAALGRFLGFHLNNIGDPFVDSHYSLHSRWLERAVLEHYARLWHIPLPEDPDRPREGDGWGYVLSMGSTEGNLYAMWNARDYLDGNALVRDEVSGDASCRTSYLRARHPDDNPNAYVPVAFFSRETHYSHIKAMRVLDIPTFYDLGGSLYPGQCPIDVSGTGMPTYNGWPLGGVPTTGGDEGPGTVDVDALVAVVDFFAAKGHPVLVNFNVGSVFKGAFDDVQGACERLRPVFARHGLVDRTVRFDPDDPDRVSTRNGYWIHVDGAMGAAYAPYLEKARNAGLTDTAPPVFDFRIPEVSSIVTSGHKYPGAPVPTGIYMSRAGSKLRPPSDPAYVSSPDSTFAGSRSGFASLAMWNHLAQLSEEQQIRQAAKVSRIAQYTARRLRELSDQLRERAEPWAEDGIEVGHADHALSIWFQQPRAEITRKYSLACMPLTIDGRRHDYSHVYVMPHVTQQLIDELLEDLSQPGSFDRSNDPDAQRPPPPHQR, encoded by the coding sequence ATGACCGAGCGCACAGGAACCCCCGTGGCGGTGCCGCCGACCAACGACGACTACCGGCTGGGCGCCGACGCCTACACCGACGAGCAGCGGATCGCGGTCCTCGCCAAACTGGAGGGATATCTGGGCGAGCAGCGCGGTCGCCTTCTGGGGTACCAGGTGAATCTGTCGCTCGACGGCCACGCCGCGCTGGGCCGGTTCCTGGGCTTCCACCTCAACAACATCGGGGATCCATTCGTCGACAGCCACTACAGCCTGCACTCACGGTGGCTGGAACGGGCGGTCCTGGAGCACTACGCCCGACTGTGGCACATCCCGCTACCCGAGGATCCGGACCGGCCGCGCGAGGGGGACGGGTGGGGGTACGTGCTGTCCATGGGCAGCACCGAGGGCAACCTGTACGCGATGTGGAACGCGCGGGACTACCTGGACGGCAACGCCCTGGTGCGTGACGAGGTCTCCGGAGACGCCAGCTGCCGCACCAGCTATCTGCGGGCCCGGCACCCCGACGACAACCCGAACGCGTACGTGCCGGTGGCGTTCTTCTCCCGGGAGACGCACTACTCGCACATCAAAGCGATGCGGGTGCTGGACATCCCAACCTTCTACGACCTGGGCGGAAGCCTCTACCCCGGTCAGTGCCCCATCGACGTGTCCGGCACCGGAATGCCGACGTACAACGGCTGGCCACTGGGCGGAGTCCCGACCACTGGCGGCGACGAGGGGCCGGGCACCGTCGACGTCGACGCCCTGGTCGCCGTCGTGGACTTCTTCGCCGCCAAGGGCCACCCCGTCCTGGTCAACTTCAATGTCGGCAGCGTCTTCAAGGGCGCCTTCGACGACGTCCAGGGCGCCTGCGAACGTCTGCGACCGGTCTTCGCACGGCACGGACTCGTCGACCGCACCGTGCGCTTCGACCCCGACGACCCCGACCGCGTCAGCACCCGCAACGGCTACTGGATCCACGTCGACGGAGCCATGGGCGCCGCCTACGCCCCCTACCTGGAGAAGGCCCGCAACGCCGGCCTCACCGACACCGCGCCCCCGGTCTTCGACTTCCGGATCCCCGAGGTGTCCTCCATCGTCACCAGCGGCCACAAGTACCCCGGAGCGCCCGTCCCAACCGGGATCTACATGTCCCGCGCGGGATCCAAGCTCCGCCCGCCCTCCGACCCCGCCTACGTCTCCTCCCCCGACAGCACCTTCGCCGGCTCCCGCAGCGGCTTCGCCTCCCTCGCCATGTGGAACCACCTCGCCCAGCTCAGCGAAGAACAGCAGATCCGCCAGGCCGCCAAAGTCTCGCGGATCGCCCAGTACACCGCCCGACGCCTACGCGAACTCAGCGACCAGCTCCGCGAACGCGCAGAACCGTGGGCCGAGGACGGCATCGAGGTCGGCCACGCCGACCACGCGCTCAGCATCTGGTTCCAGCAACCACGCGCCGAAATCACCCGCAAATACTCGCTGGCCTGCATGCCCCTGACCATCGACGGCCGCCGCCACGACTACAGCCACGTCTACGTCATGCCACACGTCACCCAGCAACTGATCGACGAACTCCTCGAAGACCTCTCCCAACCCGGATCCTTCGACCGCTCCAACGACCCCGACGCCCAACGACCCCCACCCCCCCACCAACGCTGA
- a CDS encoding ATP-binding protein, whose product MAGRGPSRQELIRRRRSVGFIGRQGEVGAFRDALRQSPEEAAQFLFHVRGPAGVGKSTLVRQLETIAREAGAVTAYVDESVADVVETMEVVSAQCAQQGVALKGFDKLLATYRQRRHEADAGLAAAAAASDPAVGAAPSASPSPSSVIASQVGLVGLGMIPGVGAFTGAVNPNQVAAGADRVKALLSTRLRSHGDVELVLSPLDALTPVFLEELTEVARRHPWIVLFFDTYERTGPMLDTWLRDVLGTERYGELPANVLVTLAGQSRLAARTWEDWHDLVTDWPLEVFTETEARRLLTGKGVTDERVVEVILRLSGRLPVLVSTLAETQPATVDEIGDPSGTAVERFLKWEPDPARRAAALACAFPQELDEDVYRAAVEEEASELFGWLRSMPFVTDRSGHCRYHEVVRGAMLRLQRRQSPVRWEQLHTRLADAFRHRRERLEAATAPTAGWWADETWRGLRLEETYHRLCADPRAALPAALRELVDAYDHGITTLRRWAVALARAGYDADSPELTGRAEDLRTALDEAAPGIAALTLLLARPGLEPVGRALALTLRGRDHRVAGDYERALADYTQAIALNPLAERAWYGRALTRQLTGNDDAAIADYTRAVELNPGDALSLVNRGTLYRVAGRYEEALADVDRVLESTPDHQSAISARAGICHALARYEEALDGFTRLLTIAPEDEAQTLASRGGTYEAMGRYEEAFEDFGRAIALVPDLVWAFTSRGHTYRKLGRYEEALADFTRAAELSPDSAWPVANRAETYRLAGRYEDALADYTRALELDPGSAWAFAGRGITLQSMGRHDEALADFDHAIAHDPDFPGNFHLRGMARAHVGRFEEALADFVRLHEISPDNNWAVRRRGDCHRVLGAYEEALTDYDLSVELRPASASTLTARGVAHRLLGHYAEALADLTRSIELDADDAWTHYETAVAMSALGHPDCDHHLTRVVELLGSPAAGKRDAFEADNLVLAYCLWGRWEEAEQCLAEFLEAAEPRGQVRLLIIALRSLVPVIPSTEPRLAVFCQMLEERLTVPAQ is encoded by the coding sequence ATGGCGGGGCGGGGGCCTTCGAGGCAGGAACTGATTCGGCGACGGCGTTCCGTCGGCTTCATCGGGCGGCAGGGCGAGGTCGGCGCGTTCCGCGACGCACTCAGACAGTCCCCGGAGGAGGCGGCTCAGTTCCTCTTCCACGTGCGGGGCCCGGCCGGGGTCGGCAAATCAACCCTGGTGCGGCAGTTGGAGACCATCGCCCGCGAGGCCGGGGCGGTCACCGCGTACGTGGACGAGTCTGTCGCGGACGTAGTCGAAACGATGGAGGTCGTCAGCGCGCAGTGCGCCCAGCAGGGCGTGGCGCTGAAAGGATTCGACAAACTGCTGGCCACCTACCGCCAGCGCCGGCACGAGGCCGACGCGGGATTGGCCGCAGCCGCGGCAGCCTCGGACCCGGCGGTGGGTGCCGCGCCGTCCGCGTCCCCCTCCCCGTCCAGCGTGATCGCCTCGCAGGTGGGTCTCGTCGGACTCGGCATGATCCCCGGCGTCGGCGCCTTCACCGGAGCCGTGAACCCGAACCAGGTCGCCGCCGGCGCGGACCGCGTCAAGGCCCTTCTCAGCACCCGGCTGCGCAGCCACGGCGACGTGGAGCTGGTCTTGTCCCCACTCGACGCGCTGACCCCGGTATTCCTCGAGGAACTCACCGAGGTGGCGCGCCGGCACCCTTGGATCGTGCTGTTCTTCGACACCTACGAGCGCACCGGCCCGATGCTCGACACATGGCTGCGCGACGTTCTGGGCACCGAACGGTACGGGGAACTCCCCGCCAACGTACTGGTGACCCTCGCCGGTCAGTCCCGGCTGGCCGCCCGTACCTGGGAGGACTGGCACGACCTGGTCACCGACTGGCCGCTGGAGGTCTTCACGGAGACCGAGGCGCGCCGGCTCCTCACCGGCAAGGGGGTCACCGACGAGCGGGTGGTGGAGGTGATCCTGCGTCTCTCGGGCCGGCTGCCGGTTCTGGTCTCCACCCTGGCTGAGACGCAGCCGGCAACGGTGGACGAGATCGGGGACCCCAGCGGCACCGCCGTTGAGCGGTTCCTGAAGTGGGAGCCCGACCCCGCCCGTCGGGCCGCCGCCCTGGCCTGCGCGTTCCCGCAGGAGCTGGACGAGGACGTATACCGGGCGGCTGTCGAGGAGGAAGCGTCCGAACTGTTCGGCTGGCTGCGGTCGATGCCCTTCGTCACCGATCGTTCGGGCCACTGCCGCTATCACGAGGTAGTGCGCGGAGCGATGCTGCGCCTGCAGCGCAGGCAGTCGCCGGTCCGCTGGGAGCAGCTCCACACCCGGCTGGCTGATGCCTTCCGCCACCGCCGCGAACGCCTCGAGGCGGCAACTGCCCCAACCGCGGGGTGGTGGGCGGACGAGACCTGGCGCGGTCTCCGCTTGGAGGAGACCTACCACCGGCTCTGCGCTGATCCCCGCGCCGCCCTCCCGGCCGCGCTGCGCGAACTCGTCGATGCCTACGACCACGGAATCACCACCCTGCGCCGCTGGGCCGTAGCCCTGGCCAGGGCGGGCTACGACGCGGACTCCCCAGAGCTGACGGGGCGGGCTGAGGACCTCCGCACGGCCCTGGATGAGGCTGCCCCGGGCATCGCCGCCCTGACCCTGCTCCTGGCCCGCCCCGGCCTGGAGCCCGTAGGCCGAGCATTGGCTCTGACCCTCCGAGGCCGCGACCATCGCGTCGCCGGGGACTACGAGCGGGCTCTGGCCGACTACACCCAGGCCATCGCCCTGAACCCACTGGCGGAGCGCGCCTGGTACGGCCGGGCCTTGACTCGACAACTCACGGGGAATGACGACGCGGCGATCGCCGACTACACCCGGGCCGTAGAACTCAATCCAGGCGACGCCCTGAGCCTGGTCAACCGGGGGACTCTGTACCGCGTGGCCGGAAGGTATGAGGAGGCCCTGGCAGACGTCGACCGTGTGTTGGAATCCACTCCGGACCATCAGTCGGCAATCAGCGCACGCGCCGGGATCTGTCATGCGCTCGCCCGTTACGAGGAAGCCTTGGACGGCTTCACGCGCCTCCTCACGATCGCACCCGAAGACGAGGCTCAGACGTTGGCGAGCCGGGGTGGCACCTACGAGGCGATGGGGCGTTACGAGGAAGCCTTCGAGGACTTCGGGCGTGCCATCGCGCTTGTCCCAGACCTCGTCTGGGCCTTCACAAGCCGTGGACACACTTACCGCAAGCTGGGGCGATACGAGGAAGCCTTGGCCGACTTCACCCGGGCAGCTGAGCTGAGTCCCGACAGTGCCTGGCCCGTCGCGAACAGAGCCGAGACCTACCGCCTGGCGGGGCGGTACGAGGATGCCCTGGCGGACTACACCCGTGCCCTCGAGCTCGACCCCGGGTCTGCCTGGGCCTTCGCCGGCCGTGGCATCACCCTCCAGTCGATGGGGCGGCACGACGAGGCCCTCGCCGACTTCGATCACGCCATCGCGCACGATCCGGACTTCCCAGGGAACTTCCACCTGCGGGGGATGGCACGAGCCCATGTCGGCCGCTTCGAGGAGGCTCTTGCCGACTTCGTCCGACTCCACGAGATCAGTCCCGACAACAACTGGGCCGTCAGGAGGAGGGGCGATTGCCATCGCGTGCTGGGCGCGTATGAGGAAGCCTTGACCGACTACGATCTCTCAGTCGAACTCCGTCCCGCCAGTGCCTCTACACTCACCGCCCGCGGTGTCGCGCACCGCTTGCTCGGCCACTATGCCGAAGCGCTCGCCGACCTCACCCGGTCCATCGAGCTCGACGCCGATGACGCATGGACTCACTACGAGACGGCCGTCGCCATGTCCGCGCTCGGTCACCCGGACTGCGACCACCACCTGACGCGTGTAGTGGAACTTCTGGGTTCTCCCGCCGCCGGGAAGCGCGATGCTTTCGAAGCGGACAACCTCGTCCTGGCCTACTGCCTTTGGGGGCGCTGGGAAGAGGCCGAGCAGTGTCTCGCGGAATTTCTGGAGGCCGCTGAGCCTCGTGGGCAGGTGCGCTTGCTGATCATTGCCCTCCGCAGCCTCGTCCCCGTGATCCCGTCGACCGAGCCTCGCCTCGCGGTGTTCTGCCAGATGCTCGAGGAGAGGCTCACCGTGCCTGCCCAATAG
- a CDS encoding Ku protein — MARPVWAGNLSFGLVSLPVGLYTATDSHTIHFHQLQRGTSDRIRNRRVNERTGEEVDLSDVVKGYDTGEGEYVLVEPKELDEIAPGRSQSLEITGFVDLDDIEPIFFDETYYLGPRGKGFEKTYSLFEQALAKTGKAGIATFVMRQHEYLVALKAEDGLLTLHTLHWADEIRNPKDEIDGLPGKAKGTAKEVRMAEQLIEAMAMTWDPGQFHDTFQEKVAALIKAKQKGDTVEKAEPAAEPTGAVDLMEALRASVDRARSPKPAGEKASTRTRATGSGAGSAKKPAGKKRIRSSPKKQDWDALTKADLYKKATAARIPGRSQMSRHDLVDALKHAS, encoded by the coding sequence GTGGCGCGTCCCGTATGGGCCGGAAACTTGTCGTTCGGGCTGGTCAGCCTGCCGGTCGGCCTCTACACGGCCACCGACAGCCACACCATCCACTTCCATCAGCTGCAGCGCGGAACCTCCGACCGGATCCGCAACCGGCGCGTCAACGAGCGCACCGGCGAAGAGGTCGACCTGTCCGACGTCGTCAAGGGCTACGACACCGGCGAGGGCGAGTACGTGCTGGTCGAGCCGAAGGAATTGGACGAGATCGCCCCCGGCCGCTCGCAGTCCCTGGAGATCACCGGGTTCGTCGACCTGGACGACATCGAGCCGATCTTCTTCGACGAGACCTACTACCTCGGACCGCGCGGCAAAGGCTTCGAGAAAACCTACAGCCTTTTCGAGCAGGCCCTCGCCAAGACCGGCAAGGCCGGCATCGCCACCTTCGTCATGCGCCAGCACGAATACCTGGTCGCACTCAAAGCCGAAGACGGCCTCCTCACCCTCCACACGCTGCACTGGGCGGATGAGATCCGAAACCCGAAGGACGAGATCGACGGCCTCCCCGGCAAGGCGAAGGGGACGGCCAAGGAAGTGCGGATGGCCGAACAGCTCATCGAAGCCATGGCCATGACCTGGGATCCGGGCCAGTTTCACGACACCTTCCAGGAGAAGGTCGCCGCTCTGATCAAGGCCAAGCAGAAGGGCGACACGGTCGAGAAGGCCGAGCCGGCCGCCGAGCCCACCGGCGCCGTCGACCTCATGGAGGCCCTGCGCGCCAGCGTCGACCGCGCACGCAGCCCCAAGCCCGCCGGCGAGAAGGCCTCGACCCGCACCCGCGCCACTGGTTCCGGTGCGGGCAGCGCCAAGAAGCCGGCGGGTAAGAAGCGCATCCGCTCGTCACCGAAGAAGCAGGACTGGGATGCCCTGACCAAGGCCGATCTCTACAAGAAGGCCACCGCGGCCAGAATCCCCGGCCGCTCCCAGATGAGCCGCCACGATCTCGTCGACGCCCTCAAACACGCTTCCTGA